ACTTGACCAATAGAAGCCTTGCACACAGACAAGATTTGCTTCAACTCACCAGAAGGCATACGTACTTGGCAATATTGTTCACCTTTACCAGCCAAAGTTGCGGAAGCACCAGCTCCACGGCAAACTTGACCACCTTTACCAGGACGCATTTCGATGTTGTGGATCACAGTACCAACTGGGATCGCAGCCAAAGAAAGACTGTTACCTGGCTTAATATCCGCTTTGTCAGAAGCGATGACAGTATCACCAACATTCAAACCAACCGGAGCGATGATGTAAGCTTTCGCTCCATCAACATAAGAAATAAGAGCGATACGGCAAGTTCTGTTTGGATCGTATTCGATCGCAACAACTTTTGCTGGAACGTCTAGTTTAGTGCGTTTGAAATCAACCAAACGGTATTTTCTCTTGTGACCACCACCTTGGTGACGGATCGTGATTTGACCGTGATTGTTACGTGCCGCTTGTTTTTTCAGAGGAGCAAGCAAAGACTTCTCTGGAGTTGTCTTTGTGATTTCTTTGAAATCGAAACCAGTCATTCCTCTGCGACCATGAGAGCGTGGGGCAAATGTTTTAATACCCATCTTTATACTCCCTCAAAAAGAGCGATCTTCTCACCTTCAACAAGCTTAACGTAAGCTTTTTTCCAGTAAGGGACCTTTGTTAATCCGAATTTAGAATACTTAGAGTGACCGCGGCAGATGCTAGTTCTAACATTGTCCACTTTCACTTTGAAGTTTTTCTCTACAGCAGCTTTGATGTCAGTTTTTGTAGACTTCAAATCTACTTCAAACACATACACGCCAGCAGCGTTATGATAAGTATTTTTCTCTGTAATAAGAGGAGCTTTAATTACTTGTTTCATTACGCTTTCTCCAATGAGCAACGATCTACGATTTTTGCTACAGAATCTTTAGTGATTACAGCAGCGTCGTATTTCAATAGATCGAATACGTTCAAACCTTCTACTGGGAAGTATTTGAAAGATTCCAAGTTTTTAGAAGCACGGTTGAACTTTTCGTTCACAGTTGCATCTACCAATACAGCTTTTTTCAAACCGAAAGCTTTCAAACGTTTGTTAAGCTCAGCAGTTTTACCTTCAGATTGCATGCTGTCTACGATGAACAACTTGCCTTCTTTTTGAAGGTGAGAAAGAGCCATGCTCAAACCTAAACGACGAACTTTTTTAGGTAGAACGAAAGCGTAACTACGAGGTTGAGGACCGAAAGCAGTACCACCGCCAGGCATTAGGATAGAACGGCTAGAACCTTGACGAGCTCCACCAGTACCTTTTTGTTTGAATGGCTTTTTACCACCACCAGACACAAGACCTTTAGTCTTTGTCATGTGTGTACCTTGACGACGAGCCGCCAATTGCCATTGAACTACAGTGTGAAGAACTTCCTTTTTAACAGGAGCTTCGAACACGTCAGCAGCCAATTCAACTGATCCAACTTTTTCTTTTTTCCAGTTTAATACGTTTACTGTTGCCATACTATTCTCTCACCAACTTAACCAAAGTGTTTCTTGCACCTGGAACTGGTCCTTTAACCATGAGAACGTTTTCAGCAGCAATAACTTGAACGATCTCAACGTTGCGAACTGTAACAGTCTCAGCACCCAAGTGACCTGGGAATTTCTTACCCGGCATTACACGACCCGGCCATGTTCTGTTACCAGAAGAACCAGGACGACGGTGGAATTTAGATCCGTGAGAAGCAGGGCCTCCCGCGAAGTTCCAACGTTTCATAGAACCCGCAAAACCTTTACCTTTAGACTTAGAAGTGATTTTTACGAAATCACCTTGAGCCAAAGAGTCGATAGAGATTTGCGCGCCAACAGTTGCACCTTCTGGAAGAGTTTGACGAAGTTCTTTTACGAACTGAGCGCCATTCTCGAAGCCAGCTTTAGTAAGGTGACCTTTTTCTGCTTTATTTGAATTCTTAGCTTTTTTTGGAGTGCAAGCTAATTGGATAGCTTCATAACCATCGTTCTCGTTAGTTTTGATTTGAGAAACAA
This region of Bdellovibrio sp. BCCA genomic DNA includes:
- the rplW gene encoding 50S ribosomal protein L23, whose product is MKQVIKAPLITEKNTYHNAAGVYVFEVDLKSTKTDIKAAVEKNFKVKVDNVRTSICRGHSKYSKFGLTKVPYWKKAYVKLVEGEKIALFEGV
- the rplC gene encoding 50S ribosomal protein L3 translates to MSETTQTTNTSEQGLKLNGLFAFKEGMATIYNEQGEAVPVTVLRYEPWFVSQIKTNENDGYEAIQLACTPKKAKNSNKAEKGHLTKAGFENGAQFVKELRQTLPEGATVGAQISIDSLAQGDFVKITSKSKGKGFAGSMKRWNFAGGPASHGSKFHRRPGSSGNRTWPGRVMPGKKFPGHLGAETVTVRNVEIVQVIAAENVLMVKGPVPGARNTLVKLVRE
- the rplD gene encoding 50S ribosomal protein L4 yields the protein MATVNVLNWKKEKVGSVELAADVFEAPVKKEVLHTVVQWQLAARRQGTHMTKTKGLVSGGGKKPFKQKGTGGARQGSSRSILMPGGGTAFGPQPRSYAFVLPKKVRRLGLSMALSHLQKEGKLFIVDSMQSEGKTAELNKRLKAFGLKKAVLVDATVNEKFNRASKNLESFKYFPVEGLNVFDLLKYDAAVITKDSVAKIVDRCSLEKA
- the rplB gene encoding 50S ribosomal protein L2; this encodes MGIKTFAPRSHGRRGMTGFDFKEITKTTPEKSLLAPLKKQAARNNHGQITIRHQGGGHKRKYRLVDFKRTKLDVPAKVVAIEYDPNRTCRIALISYVDGAKAYIIAPVGLNVGDTVIASDKADIKPGNSLSLAAIPVGTVIHNIEMRPGKGGQVCRGAGASATLAGKGEQYCQVRMPSGELKQILSVCKASIGQVGNTDNENINLGKAGRSRWRGIRPSVRGMHMNPVDHPLGGGEGVGKGHHPVTPWGQPCKGYKTRNNKRTNSSIIKRRK